In Pempheris klunzingeri isolate RE-2024b unplaced genomic scaffold, fPemKlu1.hap1 Scaffold_139, whole genome shotgun sequence, the genomic window AATCCctcatataatataataagttGCACGTTTGATATAATTATAAACTTTTGTGAAATGGTTAAaactcagaaatgtgttttaaaattttatttacttatcaAACGAGATATATTATAAcgtatattttatttttcataaattcaTCCAGAAGATTATAAATAGGAGAAATATGACTGCATGTCATTCagttaactctttaaaacaaaacttgaATAATTTCCTGCAAAATTTTCGTaatgttattttaaagaaattttttatactttattataTGCTGCCTAATAATCAGAATAAACAGAATGGACTTGTCTGATAAAACTTTTGTTATTTCAAAAGAGTTTCCCACATTCTATCATTTATTAATACAAGAAAACTATATGAGGACTAACATCACACCCATCATAAGCTGACCGTATTTGAAGCAAACTTTAAACATTTTACGAGCAGGCAGATGGCTTAGTAGTAGATACTGAGCTCGATGAACTCGTGATCACGGGTTCGAGGTTAGTTGGCGCTTACTTTTTCCCGTATCttgtatcccttaatccgaagttagtattaacactatggtaattgcatttttctgtCAAAAAATTATAGTCCAAGCTTGTAGTCAGAGGAAACTTGATGGGGGGAGTCAAATatagtgctgatgcactaggatAATATAGTCAATTCCTGCTTCTGTTGGGAagattcccatagagccaactTATAATAGAGGGATAGTAGTCATCCCAAAATGATGATATTTAGTGGGTTAAAATCTCACACTACAGTACAATAAGTCGGAGCTGGCGTGTGGattaattatgataaattaCTTCGCTGCAGCGCCTACAGCATTGAATGAaacaagtctgaccaacttgaatTTCACCGCCCAATAAGCTGTGCCATGGGTTttacctcgtaactaaaaatTTTTTACCACTTTACctgattttggttttgaaaaacATATTCTGGGTGATTTTGTGCGGTAATGATTTCAAAATGAACAGATATTGTGGATAGTTAAAGAAGTAGCGCAACAAGAAGCACAAGAAACACCCATAATGCGACGACAGGTATCCACAAAGCAGGACTGAGGCTGAGCAGCTTTGAAATGCGTAAAGAAGTTGTTTAGTTTTTGCTTTCAACGTGTTATATCTTGCTTAGTGCTTTTGTAAGAAAAAATCGTACAACTAAATTTTAATTCACGCTAATAATTActaaaaaaatgaacaatgataTACGTATTTATTCACTGTTTATAAAACGTACATTTAACTACATATTACACTCTTTTTAGTTATATATTTAAATCTTATTAATTTTATCATTACTGGTAAATGTTATCTCATACTTTTGCAAATACTAATCAAACTACCTTAGATATAATAAAGTTTATACTCcatagttttttaaaatttattttatatattcaaattaaatgttcatttttttataaataatgtttCAAAAATTTTAGAACTTTACAAAAAAATTTGTTGTTATATTatcaaaaatatatcaaaaacaacattggttgaattttttttaaacaaaaataagtgttttttaaaactaataacaaaaaaactcgatgaaaaaaaattatatactAAATTAAATACTCACAGAtcaaaaaatatgttaaataatgtaaataGCTGATGAGAAAGAGTTATTCTGCTTATGAAGGTTACAATGGTTACACGTATGCGCATAATGTGAGactaaatttttatttttttaattgaaatttttaaactaattaaaatcaGAAGAGTAACATTCCaagaatataaagaatattgttattaaagaaaaatcctgtaaaacatgtttgtaaTAGTACAACTGCTAACTAATTCTGTCAGAGTAAAAATAACTACAAAATAGAAtatagaaacacaaaaatagtATAGATATACATGTTTAAAAATCATGGTAATgttatataatgatataatttgaattaaaaatctGTACCAATAGgatttaaattattcataaaaaaattatttttcctATTAAAAAACCAAAGATAGAtaaaaaatcatgaaataatgtataataaaaattttatttttgtatagtAATTCGAATCATCAAAAGGTAAAATCATActtcaaaatgtctgaaatggcATGCGCACACTCTAAAATAATAATGGCGGCCTTTTACAGAAACACACCGggaaaatatttgatttttttgttacCTGTACTGATAGTTTTTGTATTATAAGTAAGATAATTATTATGAGAAATGATTAATATGATTCGGAAGAAAAAGATTACTATAAATGTTATCTTCATGTATCATCAATATctacaagaataaaaaataatcataataattagaattttaAACCAGATTTAGATGCTTTCTATTTCTTTATATGGATAAAGCTGCACGTATAGGGCATATACATAAACACTTGAGGGAATATAACAGGAACGGAATGAAAAAAATGGGCTTCTCCTGAACGACTGAGTTCCCTACGTGATTCTCGACCTGTCTACTAATCCCCATTATcgataaaaatataatatttatatggGATAAAATTTGGTCTAATATATAATCTATTGCAGACATACCACCTTTTCCATACATAATTCTCCATAAGAATTCTTTTCGATGACTAACTACGGTAGATGTCTGAAAACCATTTATTTTCTTAAGCCGACGGTTATAATTTTTCCAAAAACATTCCAGATTGTTTACCTGTAACTTATTTATGaggttttttaaatgaatgggATGGTTGACATCATAATGTCGTATAGGTTATCAGTTTGTATATAATTGATATTTTAGTATACTGGCCATTTATTacttaaaatgactgaaattgaTTTCATGGAACAATGTATATAATAagaatgtgttttctctctgttcctaATTTAAAACATTACTTATTGGTTGATGCGCCCTATATGcacaaattcaaatgttttagGCTTTCTTTCAATATTATTTTAGGCCTTGATTATTAGAGATACGTCAATTTGGACAAATTGGTTGATTTAACaaatttaataatcattttttatttttttaaacagatgTTTCTAAAATACTGGGAACACTGAATTACAGATTTTGTTATACGGGGATTATTTCTctgtaactaaaaaaactgGTCTCTAGTTATTCTAAGAGTTgagaataaaaattaaatttttatataaattttttgAGCTCTAAAGAAAGCCTTATCTTTACAAAgagttattttctttgtttggattgatatatatatatatatatatatagaacgATGaatcttttatgttttaaaatggtCGATTATCTTCAATAATAGAATTTAGGTagaaaaaacattatatttttttaccttAAATACGAAATTGTAGTCCTGCCCGAAGAATTTACAGCAgtgacaaaatcaaaacactCTTTGGTGCATTACAAAGTTGCGTAATCCTAAATATTATATTCAAGGGCGATTATTATTGAAGATTACCAAAAAATGCACTTAAAAATTAACTTTACTTGGATTCAATAtacataaatcaaaataaataaatatatatatattcgtTCAATAATGTCAATTACCGTTCAATAACGTCACTAATGCTACGCgtttgtaaatttaaaatttcaatATTCGAATTTAAAGTAGTAACCATATATCATTAAATAAAGAAGGTAAATGTTAATAAACTGCAAAagttttatattaataaatatggTGGATTTTTTAAATAACGTTGAATCAGTGACGTACACTTAAAGTTAAATtttcaaagaaataaatcaacCTATAGATATGAACGAATGTGCCAAAACTAAAAATCATATGAAGGCTTAagacaaaataagataaatggTTATTATGCATTCTAATAATGAGGCAGTAATACAACTAAGCTAGGCTGGTGTCAAAACCTATAATAATTGTGTCGTCTATTGTTTTAAACTACctaaaaaatttttataataGAATAGCTAAAAATGGTGGTGGAACCAAATCAAAATTATGTAACAATGCCAAAAGCATCATCATAGGTTTTGTGGACTAAGATCCAACAAAAACGTTTAAGAAAATTTTACATAAAGCTTAAATAGAATTAGGAATTGATACCAATACCACTGCCATTGATAGATACACAAGGGGGTTTCACTATACGATACTTACTTTAGTAGTTGTAAGAGAAAGAAGGAACTGTCATGCAACCATAGTTGCTCGCCCATCTTATGCCAAAGTATTTGATTATAAACTACATAAGGCAAGGCAAGAGGTAATTGCTTCATTTTATAGATGAAATTAGTTTTAGTGCTGCGTCAAGAAATCGCAAAAGTCGTTCGTCTTACAATGGTTCTGCAATATTACTGTAGTTGCAAAAAAGAGCTATGACATTTTCACCATAGAATCACCGAACCAATACGGGGTGCTAAATTGCTTTATAAATGTAAGTCCAGTGAACGGGAAAATTTCAGagaatatttaataaaattaaaaataaccTGTTTGAGTTAGGTGTCAAGACCAAATTTTCATTATGAATACCCAAAGAATTCACCTGTTTAAATTTGTTCAAGAAttcataaataatgaaaatgttaatttgatgtatttacTGCCTTACTCCAAACTTCAAAATACTATCGAAAATGTTCGCAATAAATAGAAGAAATTTGttaataggaaaaaaaatcaaaaacttcatattttcatttataaagGTATTTCCATCAGTAATCAGTAGCTCTTGTGCCTtattttacaggaaaatgacAAGGTATAAATTCGAAATCACCAAATGATGAATTATcgaataaaagaatattttgcTTCTTAATGGGCGAAATCTATAaataattaagttaattataCTAGAACGTAATATCCgcatatcttttatttttacaataagTCTAAAATTTACTTTAGTTATAGCTTACATGGAGTATAATTTTTCTATAGAATTTATGTAGTTAAAACtaaaaattctataaaataTGATGTCATTTAGCATAAAACACTATATAAGTAAAAACTGTATCATTTTTATCTAAAAAGGTGAATTAATAAGACTTAATTAGATAATATCGTAAGTTGCTTATTGAAAAAATAGTAGTTCATGAgatattgtaaataaaaatgatactTAAATACATATTTACTAATATTTTGCATTATCTTAGTTCTAGCAATATATTAAATATCCCGAAAAATCCCAAATAGTGCTTAAGAATGGAACGAACAATttctaattctttttttaaatttaatttataattattttccaATGCTACTCTAAAGCATTGTTAAGTACTCCGATTATACGACAAACATAATTTTTCTATAATTTAAtctcatatatatatgtatatatgagATTTAGAGGTTCTAGATTTATATATCatatgtttatttacataagGTATATAAAGTATGAATTTTTAGAAAAATTGACTACATAAATTTGGAAATATTCGTACTAATTGATACATatcttaaataataaattagttATATTGCCAATTAACATTACTGATAACCATTgagaaataaatttaaaatttgaTAATCGAAATGTCGAATTTTATGTATAAAACCTATATGATGCTTTAGTTTTATTCATAATTGGATGTATAAATTTACAGGAGTTGTTTCTGACGTAAAAAATTTCTCTTTTACATAAACAAGTTGCTTGAAATAGCAATAATGTtgcagacattaaaaaaaattattcataaaaCTTATGTTTTAACGTCTTCAAGCTTTCTTAAATTAACTACtgttaaatttttattttttatattaagaaAATATAATGTACTAAGGATATTTATATaagactttttttattattataaagttGTAGCTTGGTAAATAAAATTTGTAGTATTTCTTAGACCTCATAAATACAATAGTATTAAGTAAAATTTCTTTAGCTATCTAattaaatttgaaaattaaaattctgTAGATTTCATTGACGAATACCGTTAAATATCAATCAAATATTTTGAGATGTAAAATTATTCTATAAAGCtcaaaaattaataattttaaacTAAATAGCTATTAAATGATaacaaaaaagtaaacaaagaTGATTCTAGAagcttaaaggaaaaaaaaagtaaaattaatcaCCATTAAGTACGCGCATAGAATTAACAGAATATAATATTACAATTTAAGGACTTGGAGTTTAATTTTACAGTCTCCTTTAATATATAAGCCCTAATATACCTGTAGAActaaaatatttcagaaaaagCATATTTAAGAACTATTCGTTAATGGGCGTATcgattttttaataaaactgagTTGTTTCCCGCGTAAAGATTAATCCATCAATAATAAACTATAATTGGGacataataattaaaaatcattaatgAAACGCtatatgatgataataaaaagcccatacaaacaaaataaaatccctATCCTAAGATTAATGATTACAAATATCTATTAAAATTACGAGTAGTAACGGAGACATAATtacaaataattgaaatattttatttcttgcaTAGTTAGTTGAGCTTAAATTCCGATTAGTGTTAGAAATTTATTATTTGAAGAATTACTTGAGATAACATTCCGattaattgaaatatttaattgaataatttatgacgattaaattacaaataattgaaatattttatttcttgcaTAGTTAGTTGAGCTTAAATTCCGATTAGTGTTAGAAATTTATTATTTGAAGAATTACTTGAGATAACATTCCGattaattgaaatatttaattgaataatttatgacgattaaattacaaataattgaaatattttatttcttgcaTAGTTAGTTGAGCTTAAATTCCGATTAGTGttagatattatattatttgaagAATTAATTGAGATAACATTCGattaattgaaatatttaattgaataatttatgacgattaaattacaaataattgaaatattttatttcttgcaTAGTTAGTTGAGCTTAAATTCCGATTAGTGTTAGAAATTTATTATTTGAAGAATTACTTGAGATAACATTCCGattaattgaaatatttaattgaataatttatgacgattaaattacaaataattgaaatattttatttcttgcaTGGTTAGTTGAGCATAAATTCCGAATAGTGTTagatatttattatttgaagAATTACTTGAGATAACATTCCGAttgattgaaatatttaatttaataatttatgacgattaaattacaaataattgaaatattttatttcttgtatAGTTGGTTGAGCTTGAATTGCGATTAGTGTTAGCTATTATATTATTTGAAGAATTGAATGAGATAACATTCCGGTTGATTTAATATTTCCATTCTTTTAGGAGATTAAATTCCGAATAGCTTAGATACTTAATTATTTTAGGAATTGATTGAGATAACATTTCgattaatttaaatattaaattgaaTAATTTAGGGAGATTAAATTACGAATataatttagatattttattatttagacattttattatttagataTTCTAGGGAGATTACTCTAggattaatataaatattttattatttacattcttTCAGGAGATTAATTTAACAGAAtagtgtttatttattattatagaaatagaaaaatctgtttatattaacattttgtGGATAAATAGATtacagattatttaaaaaaggatATTATAAAATAACACTTGCCAATGTTTTATAAGTTTCATGATAAAAAAATTTATcatattaattttatattttatctaatAAATGCTACATAATATATGACAGTTTTAATGTACAATGATAATACAGATTAAAATATAATACTGAATAAAGCTTAAAAAATATAATCCAAAAAATAACACGTCGCACTACTATAACTGAATGTAAGGATATGTATCAAGagataattttataaaatagcttattttaaaattcacatgttacaatGACttgtaataatatataaatgatatGAATTAAATTCTATCACTATAATTTACACCTTTTTGATTATAAGAAGATTAGCTATAAGACGATAACTCTCGGTCACGTGTTACATGATGTCGTTGAATGGTGAGCAGTCGTTTTCTAAGCCTAAAAGGATGAAAATATTTGTGGCAATTCTAATCCGACACTTGGTAACGCCATATGTAAATACTTGGGTATTGATCCAGGTCACTGTCAATTAGGAACATTTGCTAACAAAGAAAcaaggtatttttttaaaattatgcTGTATAATAGTCAATTAATTGAAACGATACagattattttgaatttttctataaatattttagtttaaatttatttgatttttatccAAGGAAATCGAAACATTGTAATTTACTTTTACAGAGTTCAAATTACTGAGAGTGTGCGTGGAgagaatgtttttataattcaaagtGGATGTGGAGACATAAACAATAATCTTATGGAATTACTAGTGATGATAAATTGTTGTAAAATTGCATCAGCAGAAAGGATTACAGCTGTGATACCGTGTTTTTTCTATGCACGACAGGATAAAAAAGACAAGGTAAATATCCATATATTCATATATCAGTGAATTGTtgtattaaaatgataattttaaTAGAGTAGAGCACCTATTACATCCAAATTAATTGCCAATATGCTAACTGTTGCAGGTGCTGATCATATTATTACAATGGACTTGCATGCCTCTCAGATTCAAGTGATTTTTGAGAATATTTTTagtattctatttttttttttgaaatatttatatttagggATTTTTTGATATTGCTGTGGATAATCTCTATGCCGAACCATATCTTATTCGATggattaaaaataacatttcagatTTAACGACATCTGTTATTGTTTCGCCAGATGCTGGAGGAGCGAAAAGGTTAGTGTTTTTGACCATGCTCTTTTAACCATGTTATGTACAGAGCTGCATCCCTCGCTGATAAACTAAACGTTGACTTTGCACTAATTCATAAACAagtattattctttattttttaagctTCATTATAAGTTAAATTTTACGTTTTTGtaaaataagaatataaaattCAATTTCTATATGCCTTATTTAACACTACATTGCTCATCAATCAATCCGCcaatataataatgtaattttttaataaaaatttattttccAACTAATAATACATAAGTTGCttcaaaaaattatttattaaactacaaaattattttgtgtttctaaatgtagtattatttatttttatatcttatcttattatttttattaatgtagattttaatgaattttttttcaattaacttTACGTTTTTAagaattaaatttattttttattttaacattaccgtctaaaacttttttttaaaggataatatactattttttgtattatgttGATACTTTActaaaaattttaaaacaattattttactCAATTAAATGCCATAGTTCACAGTAAGATCctcttaatattttttttcataatgaaTAATAAGATAATGCACAGAAGTGAACTATAAAAATTATCAATTATTGATGATCCTCcattaataattatttcaatGTTGTATTCTCTGAAGCAattatttacaatttttttAGAGAATAAAGGCTAATGAGGTTGCTAACATGACTTTGGTAGGTGATGTCAACGGTAAAGTTGCTATTCTTGTTGATGACATGGCTGATACATGTGGTACAATGGTTTTTGCGATTAATaggtattttttaaaattattattatatatctcTTTATATAAATTGTTAATTGTGCGGAAATATCACATAAATTGTTGATCATAAGAATTAATATGTAAACAATGATTGTATACATATTAATTCTTATGATCACTATTCCCTTTATATTAATTTAACactataatatttatttttgtgtttaatggaATACAAATTGATTATTTCGTtataatttactgtaattttCTAACTGAATactattaaaaaattaatttgagatagtttaaaacattacaaattTAACATAATTAGATagattattttattgttgttatatgGGAAATCTTAATGGTGTGTAACCTTGATCAAACTATATTAGATTTAATTACTCATTGAAACTATATACAGTTAAGTCAATTGATAGGTTGCGCCTAGcgaattttttgttttcttaaaagTGGAATACGTCCTAATGTCGAATTATTGAATTGTTAGTTGCCTACCACGTTTTCttacaaagttttttttttagtatctttattgttttaaaatttcTCCTAAAATTATGCGTAATTTTGATAGAAATGACCTAATCTGAATTTTCCtagtttcatattttttgattcaaaaaaatcaattattgtttaatattttatttaagtatttttttagCTATAAGTAAAACCTTTGATTAAGCTTTTGTGCGCGCGTATATAGCTATTAGAGACACATGCGCCATATTGTTGCGAATCAAACATAGTCAATATAATGCTTATTTATTAGCAGTTTTTATGGATTTGGTAATTAGATATTTAAGTAATAACATTGGAAATTATTTTGcggatttattttattattgtgtaaCACTTCTAATAGTTTGTTTACTGAAACAACTACCTTTTTTTCAGAGTtatgttaatattattatgtCAAGTGATATGTTGGCAGTAGAAGACCTTGCTTGTTGTGCATACAGCGACAttgaaaaacacataaaaatatattatccTTTTAAAATTAGCAAATAgtgaatttttttaattacaagaATAATTGGAGtatatcatatttttattataataatcgTCGATTCAAGATGACACTCTTTTGAAATACTCTTTCAAAAGACAAATATTTATAGACGATTGCATGTGTAATCGCTGTCAAATTTTTCTTAAGGTGCGATTGGAATTGCACGCAGAAAATTTTTATCCAAATTACCTAAATTCTCTTATTTTTTACTTAGagataaattaatatatatattttttttgtaaatgattcAAGAAAGTGGTGTTCCCACTTTTAGTGATTCGTCCAATGATTTTTAATatgtataaagtatatataagCTAATGTAAAGTTCAGTCTCCTTAGAAATGATTAATATGCTTCTTTCAGCAACTTTAAAATTTTTAGAATAATTCTTTAAAATTAACTCTTTTTCGCCGAATCTCGCCAAGTCTCGTTAAATTTcggagataaaaaaaatatttttcttttaaatgacttctttttttgaaaaattcaaaGATGGTAAATCAGAGGAATATGATCGTTTAGGTGTTATTTGGATTTGAAACTTTGTCAAAAATTAAATTGCTTTGTATAAAGCGTGGACTTGAGAATTattgtgataaaataaaaattgttaGATTTCCACATGTTTGGTCTTTTATGGCGAATAGCGCCTCTAAGATTATGTAAAGCTTTTACATAATAATCACCTGTAACTGTTATACCCTCagttacatattttttatatataattccCCGAGACTctaaaaaattttaattttacttcAAAGTAGACTCgctatttttttacattagcgATTTGATAGTGGTGAATTAAAAATCTAAGATTGTACCTAAATTTTATATGATCATATCCAtcataatattatttataaatttattgttatttgatgACAAAATATAATGTTGTTTCTATGCGCATTACTTTTGCTCATAAGCTAATAGAAGCGGAACAAATTTTGAACCAACCCTTGTCATTTCCAAATCGTTTGATAAAATAGTCTTGTTTGATATTATTGATATACTAACAGCATCAGCGAATTCTCTGTTTGTTACTCTACCATCTGAATATATCATATCCCCGATAGTCCTTATTAACTTAGAAGTTCAGTCGGAAGGAGGTGTACCATGTTCGAATATTGCTTTTAATGGGATTTCTACCAGTGTTAAAGCGTCTGTATCTTTCAAAAGCTCTAAATCGACTCatatgatcatttttaattactttttgaATGCTCGAGCTTTTCTTCAATGATGTCGCGTCACCTCGTCATTGTCGTGTTTAACGAAAACTTTTTTTAGTGTATTATTTGATAAAATATCTTAGcatattaaatgatttatttattataatattttgaataaaaattttTAAGTCTCTCTACTTTTTGAATACACcacatatatattattaaaagatTGATTTCTTTTCGTATTTATCGTGCctaaaaaaatagagaaaactcaaa contains:
- the LOC139225379 gene encoding ribose-phosphate pyrophosphokinase 1-like, with protein sequence MSLNGNRNIVIYFYRVQITESVRGENVFIIQSGCGDINNNLMELLVMINCCKIASAERITAVIPCFFYARQDKKDKSRAPITSKLIANMLTVAGADHIITMDLHASQIQGFFDIAVDNLYAEPYLIRWIKNNISDLTTSVIVSPDAGGAKRAASLADKLNVDFALIHKQRIKANEVANMTLVGDVNGKVAILVDDMADTCGTMVFAINRLKQGGAKRIIFMVTHGIFSNNAVDKINNCDVDTVVVTNTIPVEQLQEVCSKIKIIDISPMLGESIRRNFQSESISYLFNHTC